CCGACGGTGATCAGCCTGAGCGGCCTGACCATCTTCTGGCTGCTCTATCTGGTCGCCTCCAGGCAGTTTGGCGAGGTGGGCCAGATGCGCCCCCTGTGGCCCTTGCTGTTGCTCATCGGCAGCGGGCTCCTCTCCCTCCTGGTCGGCCAGTTGCCGTGGTTTCCCCTCCCGCCCGCGCCCCTGAGCGCCCAGCTGGCCGCGGTGGGCGTCTTTGTGCTCTCGGCTGCGGCCTTTCTCATGGTGGCCCACCTCTTTGGGGAAGAAAAGTGGCTGCGCTGGATGGTGTGGCTCTTCATCGGCCTGGGCAGCATCTACCTGGTGGCCCGGGTGTCGCCCCGGCCCATCCGGCGGCTGGGGGCCTTTTACCCCTGGGGATCCACCAGCTGCCTGTACTGGACCTGGATCGTGGCCTTGCTCTTCAGCCAGGCGCTGCTGAACCGGTCCCTGCGGCCGGCGGTGCGGGGGCTTTTGTTCCTCCTGCTGGCCATGGCCCTGTACGCGGCCCTGGTCCAGACCTTCGACTGGAAATCTGGCTGGATCCCGCCCCTGGTGGCCATGGCCGTGATCCTGGCCCTGCGCTCCTGGCGGCTGGCCATCATCATGGCCTTGTTAGGCCTGTTGGTCACGCCTGTGCTGCTCAGCGGACTCATCGCCGGGGATGAGTACAGCTATTCCACCCGGGTGGATGCGTGGGTGATCCTCTGGAACATCATCGAGGTGAACCCCATCACAGGGGTGGGGCCGGCCAACTACAGCCGCTACACGCCTCTGTTCCCCATCCGCGGCTACTATGTCAACTTCAACTCCCACAACCAGTACGTGGATCTGGTGGCCCAGACGGGCGTCCTGGGATTGATCTGCTACCTGTGGTTTTTCTGGGAGATCTTCAAGGTGGCCTGGCGGCTGCGGCGACGGGCCCTCAGCCCCTTTGCCCGGGCCTACGTGGAAGGGGCCCTCGGCGGGTGGGCGGCTATGGTGGTGGCCGGCTTCCTGGGGGATTGGATCCTGCCTTACGTCTACAACGTGGGGCTGGTGGGGATGCGCTCCAGCGTGTTGGGCTGGCTCTTCCTGGGCGGCCTGCTGGCCCTGGACCGGATGACGGCCCACCAGGAGCAGACGACTTCTCCGGTGGAGGACGCCCGGACGCCCTGGCGCGCGGCGTTGGCCACACCCCAGAGCGTCCGGGAATTCGGCGGTTGAACCGGGTCGGTTTCCTAGTAAATCCCGGCAGAAATTCGCCGATAGTTTCTACCAGAGGTAGTGCCGCCCGAATTTCTGCCGTGGTATTTACGCCAGACTGTACTAGGGGCCTGCCTCGCCCCGGGCAATGACTTCGATCTCGGCCAGGCTGGCCACCCGGTCACCCAGGAAGCGGCCGCTGACCTGGTCGATTTCCACCCGAACCACCCGGGCCCGCACGTCCTGGAAGGGCACATCGGTGCCCTGGACCGAGAGCTCGCCGGTGGTCTGGCTGGCCACCTCCTGGGTGGCGGCCGCATCGCTGTAGAGGCGCACGGTGGCCTGGTGGACCACCAGGTTGCTATCTGCTTCCTGGCGGGGATTGTAGAGCCGCACCGTGCGCACGGTGACCGGCACCGGGAAGACCAGCTCCACCCACTGGCCCTGCCACTGGCCGGGCGCGCTGGACCAGTAGCGCCGGATGCTGTCGTTCATGACCCGGCGGTCCACCAGGCCGCTGTTTTCCGCCGCAGAGCGGGTGGAGGAGACCCGGATCTCGGCGCCGGGGGCCAGGTTGGTCCAGCGGGCTTCTTCGTCGCTGGCGGGCACCGGGATCATGGAGTGGCCGGCGTGGCAGCCCACACAGCGCTGTACATCCCCGTTGCGGCCGAAGTTCATGCCGGCCACGTGGGCGGCGCCGTCGATGCGCAGGGGACCACCCACTGCGGTGGGAATCTGGAGCGGTCCCCCGCCGCCCCCACCGGGAGCCGGGCCGAAGGTCAAGGGGACTTTGCCGTCGGCGCTGCGGAGTTGCTCGAAGAGGGGCACGTTGGCCGGCGCGTTGGGGTTCCGCACCGAGCCGTCCGGGTTGACCGGCAGCTCCTGGAGCAGGATGGGCCAGTCCAGGTTGGGGAAGGAGCCGGTGCTGGTGCGCTGGTGGTCCAGGAAGAAGCGGATGGTGGCGGCCGAGCCGACCGCAGGCGCGTTGACGATGGGCACGTCCACCGGTGCGTTGAAGTAGACGTTCAGCGCGTCGAAGATGAAGGTGCCGTCCTGATCGTAGGGGCCCTCGGCCGGGGGCGGCAGCGGCCCTGGGACGTCCGACACCCGGTCCGGGATGATGGGCGGCAGGGGACGTGGCCGCAGGATGCGGGCCCGCAGTTCGGTGGTGCCGGGGTTGTCGTACAGGAGGCGGGGGTTGCGGCCGTCGGCATCCATGACGTAGAGGCCGTAGTCCTGGCGAATGTCCTGCGCCCAGGAGAAGACGATGCGTCCGTCCGGCAACACGGCCGGTTCGCTGGCGTAGGTGCCGTTGAAGATCCCGTAGGAGGTCGGGTTGCTGGGGTGGACGTAGTCCAGGGAGAGGTAGGTGACGCCGATCAGGGGCTCGTAGAGGCCGGGGCCCCGCCGGTAGCGGCGCAGGCCGCCGAAGCCGGCCGCCTCGGTCATGTTGACCATGGGGAAGTAGTTGGCGATGAGTTCGCCGTCGGCCGTGAAGGCGCCCCCGTAGGCGTGGATGATGTCCCCGTCCCGATAGTGGCCGGCCCACATGGCCAGCTCCGTGCCGTCGGGGTTGATGGTGGCCAGTTGCCAGGAGTTGCGGGTCAGATGGGCTGGCCGGCCCGAGGTATCGGCCGGATTGGTGGTGAGGCCGTTGTGTTGGATGTAGCCATCCGGGCCGGTGATGGTGGCCAGGCTGTCGGTGGCAGAGCGGTGGTTGCGCCACCAGCGGGCATAGACGATCTTCCCGGTGAGGGGATCCACCAGGGGGCGGTCGGCGCCGTTACGTTCGGCCGTGATCCGGTGCAGGCCGGAGCCGTCGGCGTTGACCACGTAGAGGTTGGTGGTGCGCACGCCGCTGTACTGGCCAAAGCTGGGCCAGCGGGTGGACGCAAAGACGATGCGGCCATCGGGCAGCCAGGCCGGGTCGGTGTCGTCGTAGCCCTGGGCGCGGAAGGCGTTCTGGGCCTGGCCCAGCCGGGACATGTCCAGCTGGCTGTAGTCCAGGTCGGATGTGGTGACCGGACGCAGGCCGGAGCCGTCGGCGTTGATCACGTAGATGCGCCAGGCGTTTTGATCTCGGGTGGAGTTGGGGTCATAGTTGCCAGCAGGCAGGCCGGCGAAGACGATCTGCCGGCCGTCGTAGGAGACATCCGGCGCGTTGACGTCGATGAGGTACAGGCTGGCCGCCGTCGGGTTGGCGCCATCCACCAGCGTGCGCAGGCTACCGTCGGGTTCCAGGACCAGGAGTTTGCCAGGGGCGGCCACCTGGAAGCGGCTGAAGGCCCCCACCCCTGGCATCCCCCGGGCTTCGTCCCAGTAGATGCTGCCACGCTCTGGGATCTGGCGGGAGACAAAGACAATGGGGTCTTGGACCTCGCCGTTGGGCGGTGGCGTCGGGGTAGGGGTGGGTGAAGCGGACGGCGTGGAAACGGGTGTGGCCGTGGGGGGAGGAATGGTTGGGTTAGGTGGGGGCGTGGGAGTAGCGTTAGGGGTGTTGCCTCCCCGAACCAGGGGGAGGTAGATCTGGGAGCCTTCATGGCCCTGGGCCAGCACCCGGGCCGGCGTGAAACCGGTCCGCTGGCCGGCCAGCAGGAGGCTCAGCAGCGACCAGGTAAGCAATGTGGCGACGACGGGTCGTTTTCGTATGTGCATCAAGACTTATCCTTTTCGAGTTTCAGCCAGAGTTCGTGAACACTGCCAAACCGTACCACAGAATTAAGACCGACAACCGGCGCAAACGTCGCGAACAGTATACGTCACTTGCGTGATCGGCGTACCGTTGCCGTCCCGCCGCCCGCCATGACAGTCTGGCGTCAATACCAGGGCAGAAATTCCGGGTGCCCTCTCTTTGCGCCTTTGCATCTTTGTGCCTTTGCGTTTAAAAATGCCCTTTTTGCAGGGAAGTCAACAGTAGGAGAGTAACAGGCATTCATGCGGATTCTCTTTTTATCTCGGTGGTATCCATTTCCGCCTAGCAACGGGTCCAAGCTGCGCATTTTCAACCTGCTCCAGGGCCTGACCCGGTGCCACCAGGTGACCCTGCTCTCCTTCTGTGAGGGGCCGGTTTCTCCACCGCCGCCTCTCTGGCAGGAGCGGCTCCAGGCCATTCACCAGGTGCCCTATCGGCCCTTCGACCCCCGGCGCTGGCGAGCCCGCCTGGGGCTGTTGAGCCCCCGGCCCCGCTCGGTGCTCGACACCTTCTCGCCGGCCATGGACCAGGCCATCCGGCAGGAGCTGGCCACCGGGGACTACGACCTGGTGATCGCCTCCCAGATCGACATGGCCGCCTACCGGGACAGCTTCGGCCCGGTACCGGCCCTGCTGGAGGAGGTGGAGGTGGGGGTGATGTACGAGCACATGGCCCGGGCCGAAGGATGGCGCCGACGCCTGCGAGCCCGGCTGACCTGGGCCAAGTACCGCCGCTACTTGAACGGCCTTTGCCGGCGCTTCCGGCTCTGCACGGTGGCCTCTGCCGAGGAGCAGCGGCTGCTGGCCCAGACCCTCACCGCGGCGCTGCCCATCGAAGTGGTGCCCAACTGCATCGACCTGGCCGACTACGGAGAAGCTGCGTCCGACGGCCTGCGCCATCGGGAGCCGCACACCCTGATCTTCACCGGCTCGTTGACCTTTGAGCCCAACTACGACGCCATGGTCTGGTTCGTGGGGGAGATCCTGCCCCGCATTCGCCAGGCGGTGCCGGACGCACGGCTGGTCATCACCGGCGACCACGGCGACCGGCCCCTGCCGGCCACGCCGGGCGTGGTCCGCACGGGCATGGTGGATGACGTGCGTACCCGCATCGCCCGGGCCGCGGTGAGCGTGGTGCCCATCCGGGCCGGCGGCGGAACCCGGCTCAAGATCCTGGAGGCCATGGCCCTCCAGACCCCGGTGGTCTCCACCCGCAAGGGCGCGGAGGGGCTGGCCGTGGCCCATGGCCGGGAGCTGCTGCTGGCGGACACGCCCCAGGCCTTTGCGGAGCAGGTGATCGCCCTGTTGCGCCAGCCGGACCAGGGGCGGACGCTGGCCGCCCACGCCTACCGCCATGTGCGCGCCACCTACGACACAGCGGTGGTGCTGCCCCGTTTCCTCTCCCTGGTGGAGCAGGCGGCGCAGGGTGGGGGGCGGGAGAGCCACCGATAAGCCTGTCAGAGGATGAATGTGAAACTATCCATCGTCATCGTTAGCTGGAATACCCGAGACCTGCTGGCCGCCTGCCTGGATTCCATCGCCCGGGAGCAGGACGCGCTGGCCGGGGCCGCCGTCCAGGTGGAAACCTTCGTGGTGGACAACGTCTCCCGCGACGGCAGCGCCGTCATGGTCCAGGAACACTATCCCTGGGTGCGGCTCCTGGTCAACGAGGAGAACGTGGGCTTTGCCCGGGCCAACAACCAGGCCCTGGCCCTGTGTCAGGGCGACTATGTGCTCCTGCTGAACCCGGACACGGAGCTCCAGCCCGGCGCTTTGGGCACCCTGCTGGCCTTCATGGACGACCACCCGGAGGCCGGCGCCGCGGGCGCGCGGCTGCTCAACGGCGACGGCACCCTGCAGGAATCCTGCTCGCCGGCGCCCACCCTGGCCCGGGAATGCTGGCGTCTGCTGCACCTGGACCGCCTCTACCCCTACGCCCGCTACCCCATGGGGCGTTGGCCCGTGGACCGGCCCCGGCAGGTGGACGTGGTGCAGGGCGCGGCGCTGCTGGTCCGGCGTTCGGTGCTGGATCAGGTGGGGTGGCTGGATCCCGACTATTTCATCTATTCCGAGGAAGTGGACTTCTGCCGGCGTATCCGGGCGGCCGGCTGGGCCATCTACTGGGTGCCAACGGCGGCAGTGGTCCACTACGGCGGCCAGAGTACCCAGCAGGTGGCCGCGGAGATGTTCCTGCGCCTCTACCAGGCCAAGATCATCTACTTCCGCAAGCACGGCGGGCGCTGGGCCACCGGGCTCTACAAGGCCATCCTGTTCCTGGCCGCCCTGGCCCGGCTGATCCTGGTGCCCTTCACCGCCCTGCAGCACTCCCTGGCCCGCAAGCGGAACCTGGCCCTGGCCGGCAACTACCTGCGGCTCATCGCCGCCCTGCCCAGGCTGTAGGGAATTGGCCCTGCATAGTACCGATTGCCGAATCAAGAGTTGAATCAAGTGAGAAAGGTGTCCCATGTCCGTACAAGCCCTGACCGATGTCAAAGCCCAGATCCGTCGCTACGTGGCCGAAAACCTGCTCTTCAGCGGCAACGGCTTCGACATCGGCGACGATACTTCGTTCCTTGATGAAGGCATCGTGGACTCCACCGGCGTGGTCGAGCTGGTGCTCTTCGTGGAAGAGACCTTCGGCATCGCGGTGGAGGACGATGAGATCGTGCCCGACAACTTCGACACCGTGAACAATCTGGCTGCCTACATCCAGCGCAAGCTGGCCTGAGGAACCCCTATGCAACTGGTCCATGATTTTCTGGAGCAGAGCGCCGCACGCCTGCCCGACAAAGTGGCCCTGGTCTGTGAGGGTCAGCGCCTGACCTACGCCCAGATCGACGCCATGGCCAACCGGCTGGCCCACGGCCTGCTGGACCACGGCGTCCGGCGGGGGGACCGGGTGGTCCTCTTCCTGCCCAACAGCGTGGAGCTGGTGGTGGGCATCTTTGCCGCGCTCAAGGCCAACGCCGTCTTCGTGGTGATCAATGCCTCCACCAAAGAAGACAAGCTGCGCTATATGCTCCACAACTGCCGGGCCGCGGCCCTCATCACCGGCGCCAACCAGGCGCCGCTGGCTGCCGCCCTCATGGCGGAGGTGCCCTCCCTGGGGGTCACTGTCCTCACCGGCGGCGAATCCGCCGGGCCGGGCATGCTGGCCTTCGACGCCATCCAGGCCGACTACCCGGCCACCCGTCCCCCGCGGCGCTGCATCGACCAGGATCTGGCCTGCCTGATCTACACCTCGGGCAGCACGGGGGACCCCAAGGGCGTCATGTCCGCCCACAGCAACGTGGTCTTCGCCGCGTCCTCCATCATCACCTACCTGCAGAACGTGGAGGAGGACGTGGTCATCAACGTGCTGCCCCTCTCCTTCGACTACGGGCTCTACCAGTTGCTCATGACCTTCAAGTTCGGCGGCCGTCTTGTCCTGGAGCGCTCCTTCGCCTACCCGGCCCAGGTGCTGAAGCAGATGGAGGCCGAGGCGGTGACCGGTCTGCCCGGCGTGCCGACCCTCTTCGCCATGCTCCTGCAGATGGACCTGAGCCCCTACGACCTGCGTTCCCTGCGCTACATCACCAACACCGCGGCCGCGCTGCCGGTGAGCCACATCGCCGCCATCCGGGAGAAGTTCCCCTGGGCCACCCTCTACTCCATGTACGGGCTGACCGAGACCAAGCGCACCCTCTACCTGCCGCCCGAGCAG
This DNA window, taken from Litorilinea aerophila, encodes the following:
- a CDS encoding O-antigen ligase family protein; protein product: MTGMGTLFQAPGRWLGERPWLWQRPLLITVVLALSVALAGRLSLRQAAVVVALPMLVMGGLVLLRRPQLGPLSLIFIGLLVGIGSNNFNPTVISLSGLTIFWLLYLVASRQFGEVGQMRPLWPLLLLIGSGLLSLLVGQLPWFPLPPAPLSAQLAAVGVFVLSAAAFLMVAHLFGEEKWLRWMVWLFIGLGSIYLVARVSPRPIRRLGAFYPWGSTSCLYWTWIVALLFSQALLNRSLRPAVRGLLFLLLAMALYAALVQTFDWKSGWIPPLVAMAVILALRSWRLAIIMALLGLLVTPVLLSGLIAGDEYSYSTRVDAWVILWNIIEVNPITGVGPANYSRYTPLFPIRGYYVNFNSHNQYVDLVAQTGVLGLICYLWFFWEIFKVAWRLRRRALSPFARAYVEGALGGWAAMVVAGFLGDWILPYVYNVGLVGMRSSVLGWLFLGGLLALDRMTAHQEQTTSPVEDARTPWRAALATPQSVREFGG
- a CDS encoding DUF7402 domain-containing protein; the protein is MHIRKRPVVATLLTWSLLSLLLAGQRTGFTPARVLAQGHEGSQIYLPLVRGGNTPNATPTPPPNPTIPPPTATPVSTPSASPTPTPTPPPNGEVQDPIVFVSRQIPERGSIYWDEARGMPGVGAFSRFQVAAPGKLLVLEPDGSLRTLVDGANPTAASLYLIDVNAPDVSYDGRQIVFAGLPAGNYDPNSTRDQNAWRIYVINADGSGLRPVTTSDLDYSQLDMSRLGQAQNAFRAQGYDDTDPAWLPDGRIVFASTRWPSFGQYSGVRTTNLYVVNADGSGLHRITAERNGADRPLVDPLTGKIVYARWWRNHRSATDSLATITGPDGYIQHNGLTTNPADTSGRPAHLTRNSWQLATINPDGTELAMWAGHYRDGDIIHAYGGAFTADGELIANYFPMVNMTEAAGFGGLRRYRRGPGLYEPLIGVTYLSLDYVHPSNPTSYGIFNGTYASEPAVLPDGRIVFSWAQDIRQDYGLYVMDADGRNPRLLYDNPGTTELRARILRPRPLPPIIPDRVSDVPGPLPPPAEGPYDQDGTFIFDALNVYFNAPVDVPIVNAPAVGSAATIRFFLDHQRTSTGSFPNLDWPILLQELPVNPDGSVRNPNAPANVPLFEQLRSADGKVPLTFGPAPGGGGGGPLQIPTAVGGPLRIDGAAHVAGMNFGRNGDVQRCVGCHAGHSMIPVPASDEEARWTNLAPGAEIRVSSTRSAAENSGLVDRRVMNDSIRRYWSSAPGQWQGQWVELVFPVPVTVRTVRLYNPRQEADSNLVVHQATVRLYSDAAATQEVASQTTGELSVQGTDVPFQDVRARVVRVEIDQVSGRFLGDRVASLAEIEVIARGEAGP
- a CDS encoding glycosyltransferase, with the translated sequence MRILFLSRWYPFPPSNGSKLRIFNLLQGLTRCHQVTLLSFCEGPVSPPPPLWQERLQAIHQVPYRPFDPRRWRARLGLLSPRPRSVLDTFSPAMDQAIRQELATGDYDLVIASQIDMAAYRDSFGPVPALLEEVEVGVMYEHMARAEGWRRRLRARLTWAKYRRYLNGLCRRFRLCTVASAEEQRLLAQTLTAALPIEVVPNCIDLADYGEAASDGLRHREPHTLIFTGSLTFEPNYDAMVWFVGEILPRIRQAVPDARLVITGDHGDRPLPATPGVVRTGMVDDVRTRIARAAVSVVPIRAGGGTRLKILEAMALQTPVVSTRKGAEGLAVAHGRELLLADTPQAFAEQVIALLRQPDQGRTLAAHAYRHVRATYDTAVVLPRFLSLVEQAAQGGGRESHR
- a CDS encoding glycosyltransferase family 2 protein gives rise to the protein MKLSIVIVSWNTRDLLAACLDSIAREQDALAGAAVQVETFVVDNVSRDGSAVMVQEHYPWVRLLVNEENVGFARANNQALALCQGDYVLLLNPDTELQPGALGTLLAFMDDHPEAGAAGARLLNGDGTLQESCSPAPTLARECWRLLHLDRLYPYARYPMGRWPVDRPRQVDVVQGAALLVRRSVLDQVGWLDPDYFIYSEEVDFCRRIRAAGWAIYWVPTAAVVHYGGQSTQQVAAEMFLRLYQAKIIYFRKHGGRWATGLYKAILFLAALARLILVPFTALQHSLARKRNLALAGNYLRLIAALPRL
- a CDS encoding acyl carrier protein, with protein sequence MSVQALTDVKAQIRRYVAENLLFSGNGFDIGDDTSFLDEGIVDSTGVVELVLFVEETFGIAVEDDEIVPDNFDTVNNLAAYIQRKLA
- a CDS encoding class I adenylate-forming enzyme family protein, with product MQLVHDFLEQSAARLPDKVALVCEGQRLTYAQIDAMANRLAHGLLDHGVRRGDRVVLFLPNSVELVVGIFAALKANAVFVVINASTKEDKLRYMLHNCRAAALITGANQAPLAAALMAEVPSLGVTVLTGGESAGPGMLAFDAIQADYPATRPPRRCIDQDLACLIYTSGSTGDPKGVMSAHSNVVFAASSIITYLQNVEEDVVINVLPLSFDYGLYQLLMTFKFGGRLVLERSFAYPAQVLKQMEAEAVTGLPGVPTLFAMLLQMDLSPYDLRSLRYITNTAAALPVSHIAAIREKFPWATLYSMYGLTETKRTLYLPPEQLDIRPDSVGIPIPGTEVWIEDEEGNRLGPNQVGELVIRGGHVMRGYWENPEATAARYRPGPLPGERVCYSGDLFRMDEEGYFYFVGRKDDIIKSRGEKVAPKEIENVLYKLPGVVEAAVIGVEDPVLGQAIKAFVVCRETPGNGRLTERDVLRHCRAHLEDYMMPKYVEFCDELPKTSSGKIKKTGLA